ACCAAGAGGTATGGTGAATGCCATGATAACCTTACCAAGATCATCTCTAAGAGCTCCACCCCCTCCACATATGTCATTAACACAAGAACCATCAGTATTTAGTTTCAGCAAAGGAAGGGATGGTCTGATCCATTTGACCACAGTAGAAGTTGTTTCAGTCATCTTCTTATCCAAAATCTAGCAAACTTCTTCCCAGTTTTCAGTAATTCGGATCCTTTTAAAGTTTGCTTTGATCAAGTGACAGATGTTGAAGGAGATAATCTTAGTGGATCTGATTATAGAGGGCTTCTTATAGTCAAATTTGGAGCTGCACCTAGACCTCCATAACTCCCATATCACAATGGGTGACATTATTTTCAGGAGGTATGCAGCCACAAAGTTGTTAATCTTGTAGTTCTAGCAATCAAATAGCAAGTTCCTCAGGGAGTTGTTTCTATATCTGATGCTTATCCTCCCTGCAAAAACTCACCAGATGTTTTCTGCAAAAACTCACCAGATGTTTTCTGCAAAAGCTCCATTGTAAAAGAGATGTTTAGCAATCTTCAAGGTAGGTACGATGCCTGCATCCATACAACAACTACAATTAGTATCAATATCAATGCCAAATTTTAAGATTTTATCATTAGTGGAAGCCAGATTTTAGATTCAAATTGAGAATTGTTCCTTTTTTCCTCAACAGTGTCCGGGGCAGAGGAAACAGAGAATTTGCCATTCTCGGCAGAAGCCCATATAGGAATATCATCATGTTCAGGAAAAAGATTGATAGAGGTATTGCCAATAGAGTTCCTGATGCCCAAAGGGAGTTGGTTCCTTAAGCAAGTCCAATCCCATTATCCATCTTTAAAGACCTCTTTCACCAAGATAATTTGATGAAAAAAGTCATATTCAACAGATTGATACAAAGGTCCATGGGAGACCAATCATCATACCAAAAATTTAATTCCCACTCCTGATTTTCTATTTGATATTATCCTCAATGGTAGCCTTAATCTCACACATAGCTTTCCAACTATATGATTGACCAGGTTTCCAAGGGATATTAATGGGGTGGTTGGTATTGCAGTATTTAGACATAAAAAATTGAGCACAAATGTTATTAAAAGTTCTTAACTTCCACCACTGTTTAGCAGTAACGGCTTTACAAGTGTTAGTAAGGCACTTGAAGTTAAAGACACCTTCATCATAAGGGAAGCACAAATTGAACCACGAAACCTAATGGTGTTTCCTACCAATCTCATTACCATACCAAAAAATCCTAGCGATGTAAGTTTTAATAGATTCAATAGTGCATTTGGGAGGGTGAACAACAGCCAATGTATGAACATATAGAGCCTAGAGGACATGCCTAATTAGAACAACCTTACCCCCAAGACTCAGGAATTTGAGGTGTCATCCTCcgatctgtcacaccccaacctcgaTGAGGCGTGACCTGCACCCGGTGCCACACTCGGCCCGAGCAAACCACTCTGTAACTGTAGTATTGGAAGGGTAACCCTCAGCTTAGGCCGAAAAGGCCTACCTGCAACCAGACAATACCAACCAAGGTCGACAAGGTCGCATTTGAATTATATGTAGTCAACAACTATCATAATCCAAAGGAACATATACAAGGGTGCTACACTGACATACCTACTATATACCTACTatacaagcctctaaagagtaaTAACCGTActatggtcgggacagggccccggcctACCTATCATCTGTATATACACCAAACTCCGGACTAGGTAACTCCGAGTGACATGGAGCTTACCACATTGGTTGGTACTCGGCAATCTACTGGGGCGGTCTCTCAAGCTATCTATCTGAACTTGCGGGCATAAATACAACGTCCccaagcaaagggacgtcagtatgaagtaatgtaccgagtatgcaaggcgACTGAAACTAATACTAAAATGAAATATCAGATAAATGCACTTGAACTGAAGAAGCAATACAGAACTCGGTTGTACTTACCTGTCTCTGACATATACTAACTAATAATACGACACCCAACTACTTAGCCTCTTATGAGACGTCTAGACATGCATGATTGGCCTCGAAGGCACTCAATGTAGCCTCGAAGGCATTCTGTCTAAATAATCATAGCCCCTGAAGCAAGCGCGCATTTGTATAGCCCCGTAGGCAGTCTGTATATATAGACTAGTCATAGCCCCGAAGGCGAACATCATAGCCCTAAGGGAAAATATCATAGCCCGAAGGCAACTATATACTCCTATGAACTCTATATGCAACCTTTCTATCTTTTACTCATATGTACAATCGTACTAGACTAGAGAAAACTCCCGACAAGGGAGACTACTACAATTCTAAAAAGAACTATATCAAGAAGAAGTCATTATATAGGCGCTTCTTTGAGCTCTTATACAGAACTCGTTCGGTTAAGAATTCATGCCAAAACaagaaaaggattagccttaacataccttccgTCATGCGCTTATCAGCCACTGTGTACTCAACTTGTAACACTTCAACCTATAAGAATTATAACATATTTGTTATACTCTAGAGATACTTATAAACAACGCATATCCAGCAGCTAGCTCATGTCTATAATGATTcaagcagcatttcctctattcgTTCTTTAACCCACATCTTGATAATCAAATCAACAACCAAAGTCACCACATCAATAACAAACCCAGCTATACTTGAAGGGTTCTAAACTACAACTAGCCCAATATGATATACCAACTATACTACTTAATTTCTCTTCTTCATAAACATGGAAAACATAACCCATAACAATCACAATAGCATATTCCTAATCATCCTTCACAATTTCCAGCCAAGTCATAGCCCAAGAACAACACAAATCAATCCACAACACTTATAACAAATCCAACATGATTTCTAGTCTTTTATTTCACAACTTCTTCCTCCAACAAGTTAATTAAAGCCTAAACAAACTCAATTACatgtataaaggatgaaattttACCTTAACAAGCAAGAATAGTCCCAACTTTAGATTACTTGACCATGAAGGAAACTCCAACTTGAACACAATAAGATCAATACAACTCTAGCAAAGGTTTCCTAGCTTCTTGATAGACTAACCACCTTGATTTGCCTTGGATTTAGTCTAATCTAGTAAAAGAAACTTAGGGAGGGGGTTTGGGAGCTCTTAGGGTCTGTATTTGATGAGAAATGACCCATCAATTAAGCCAAACGAAGTATATAAGTCACCAGAAAATTCTGGCCGCCTCAAATGTACGGGACATACTTTTTTGTACGGGTTGTACACGTCACCTTACTTCTCGGATTTGCAAACTGTCTGTTGCGTTGGAAAGAGGACTCTCCAAAATTGAATTTACATAGGCTATGCATACCataactcctaatatactagaaGATATGCCTCCCTAAAGTTGGACAAaaaattctgtccagaattctgtCAAATTTTCCAAAAGTTTTGACaatttaatttcttcgattcgcctGATCTCGAAACCTAAGGATACATGCTAAACACTTGTTTAAAACCTTCCTTAACTTTATAGGGGTCCCATGGCCTTTCTAAGCTTATGTTAGTTACGAATGACGTGAAAAACTCGAGGTGCAACATGATCCTTCTGATCACTTTAGTAACCATACCAgagaaaaaatcaattttctttttTCCAGCATAAATAGGGCACCCAAGGTATTTCATGGGAAGTTTATCATATCTCATGTTCAAGATCCTGCCCACTCTTCTTATAGATCTAGAAGAGGCATTAAGGGCCATTGAGAAGCAGCTTTTGTTCAGATTAATAGATTGGCCAGATACCTTCTCATAAGTGAAAGAGTGTCAAGGATCAACTATAGAGAGGCACTAGCACCACTACTAAATATAATGGTATCATCAGCAAAGGCCAAGTGATTAATTCTTGGTCCTTCCTTGTTCATGAAAAAAACTTTGAATTTATTGTTGTTATGAAGCTTGTTAAGCATGAGAGAAAAAAGTTCAACACAAATAATAAAgagaggggaggggggggggggggggggggggggggggggggggggagagataGGGAATCACCTTGTCTTAATCCTCTCCCAAATTTGAAAAAATCAAACCTGTTATCATTAACTAGCAGTGTATACCAGTTATTGAATATGTACCTAAACCTAAGGTCAATCCACGATTCAGCAAAACCTAATTTTCTAAGCATGAAACATAAGAAGGCCCATGAAACTCTGTCATGGGCCCTGGACATGTCCAACTTAATGACCACATTGCCACTTTGCATAGGTTTCCTAATATCATTAACAATTTCCTGAGTGAGCATAATATTgtcagtatacatacataacagcACTTCATTATAGTAGTcatgaaattttcggacaaacgctgccattatagagaggtttgactgtattcctagtgttagaatttaatttcttttattagcattagtattgatttggttttgatttgggcttcatttgagttACTGACATCTATGAGCTATGAAACTCATTGGGTCATTCAAACTTCTAAGTCCAATCTTGAAATAATATGTGAAAAcacaaaaactatgaaaaaatataagaaacatttataaattacattataaataaatgtatttgtataaaatattttttaaaattgtataCATTTAATGTTGggttggttcggttcggtttgactttttttagttaaaaccaaatcaattatggtcgggtttttttcacaataccaaaccactaatcgggttttttttctcgatttgactcaaATTGTCGGTTTGGTGCTGTTTGTCGATATTTTTTTCACACTTCAATCACTGGGATGTGAAACTTCATCGATTAGGAAAAACTAGTATTGTATATACTTAATTAAACTGATCAAGAAAATGTTAAGCTCCACAAGCTTCCCTTATTTTAGCAAAAATTCCTTGTTTCCAAATAATGGGCAAAAGTTAGTGGAATTAACTTTTCCTTTTATTGAAACTAGTCATAAAAAATACCCGTTGGTATGACTTATTGGTAAGACTGCGACAAACAGTTTCAGTAAGGAGACCAACCAGAAAGGAAAATTTCCAACCAGaattgaagaaaagaaaaaatctgAGCTTTGATAACAATACAATTGGTATAACCAACCAATCCAAAGATTGACACGTAAGAATTAAACATATAAATATTCAAAGAAGAAGAATTTACCGTCAACTAAAATTAAGATTTATGAAATTAAATCCAAACAATAACTTTGCTCAATGCTCATGCAGTATTTTTATCCCTCCAGCAAGTAGTATATAGAGTACAACTTAACCAAGTATATCAGCTTAATGATATATAATTAATTTACAACATCAGAATTAAGGCTTAGGTCCCAAAACGTGCATCGCCTTATTCTCTCCCTCGTAGAGCCCATATGTCAAAAGTCATAAGTAATTAGGAATTCTAGTTTATGACTTTGACTATTTTTGTTGGTTTGGATTAAAAACAAgtgcttaaaaatatgttttttttttagacaaatattataaaagtgcttaaaagctattttggcttaaaagcacctaaaataagtcaatctAAACACGCTCTTAGTCATGTGTTTAATGTGCTTAAGTTGTGCGCTGGTCCAATTTGAATCAGCAGGCATCAGTATTTTATGTAACATTTTTATCACTAATTGTATTATTTGTGTACTTGTTTGTAAATTTAGTTTTAGAAAGTTACAGTAAGTATAAAATATTTCGAGCAAAAACAAGATTTGCGGAATCGGAGTAGTTTCTAGCGGAACCTTGTAATTTAATTTCCGAGTCCAACAGTGATTTTTGGGGAAACCAGAAGGGCGTCATTTGCACTATTGACCTATTTtgaggtctttaatttttgtcctcaaggcaaatattttttttgcaggcatgacaaaaactaaagaccagcccatttgaagagcAAATCATgccattattatttcttaaaggaCGTGCATAGTGaacggacaagtaaaagtgaacggcgGGAGTACTAATTTTTATATTACTAATCATTGCATTATTAATCCCACATTCTGTAAAtgaaacaaaaaataattttactATTATTAGGACTAATTAGTTTTGTCATTTCGGAATTGCTATACACGTATTGTTAACCCATGCATTCTTATTTCATATTTTACttcgcataaaataatacataaatatttatattttatcaaGTAAAATTAGTTATGACAAAAACAAAAACTAACAAACAAACATTGTACTTAATGCTTATTTTTATGCGAAGATTAGCTTTTCTCAAACCCAACCAAATGTAATACTACAAATTAATGATAGAATGTTATACGGAGAGTAAATCTTCTTTAACCCAAAGCAAACGGCCCCTAAGTTAATATTAACATAAACATACTTTTGCACGGATTGACCTTCAAAGGCGTTGGTCTTAAATTTTTTCCCTTTGCATAAAAAAAATGGCCGAAAATACCCAGAGGTTTAGGGTTCGAACCCtgctcaatcaaaaaaaaaaatgcaaggcaagagttcgtgaaaagcctgccttataaggcaaaattttgccataaaattctaccttaaggcaaaaaaaaaaaaaacttttgcccttaaggcattttttttttattctgctggaattctacaaaagttaggCATTGGCCGAATAGGCCTAAATTTGCAACGAAATTCTGCCTTGTAATTTCTTTTTTTACTAAGCCAGAGTTCGAATTCAGAACTTCGGATTATTTTAGGCCAAagtcaaaattaaagaccacccccgcaTAAGGCCAATCATCCAAATTGTCCATAAAACATAGAGATTTCAGTCTGCGGATGACTTAGAGCCCAAGAAACCAAAATTTAACTTTAATACGTGTATTTGATCGTAATTGGGCAATTAGCAGGAaggcccttattttggggtggtctttaatttttatccattaaattggtggtctttaatttttgccctttgttAGAACCCTTTGATTTCGTGCTCGAGCCCCCACTcacttaaaaaaatttaaaaaatgtgctaggtagagtttggattcgcacatgcaaaactctgccttaaggcataattttaTACCTTTCAGGCAAAATTCtgctgccttaaggcagagttttaaaggcaaaattctgccttgagaAATTCCTTCTCTTTTTTATtgagttggggttcgaacccagaacctcggagtattaggtgaaggccaaaaattaaaaatcccTAATTTGATGGGCAAAATAAAAGACCACCCCAAAGAAGGGTAATccgcaccaaaaaaaaaagatcttaATTGTGATATActtttatttatataaaaaaaaaaaaaaaaaacaaacctaAATAAAACCTATATATCCTGTTGCGAAGGTGATTTCAGGAATCGCCAAGACGCCACTCTTCATGAGTAATTTTTCTCCGGTGACTCCCATTGTATGTTCCCCCTTACACTCTTTGTAATTCTACAAGTTTGGTTCTATtattacttcctccgtctcaaaatatttgtcatccttgttaaaaatatttgtcgttttatttattcaagataaaattaagtatCTTTTCCCCATTTTATCTTTGTATTAATTACatcaatgggctgattttgtgagttcacacaccaacatttaagaggtttcatcattaatggagtaaatatttattgaggagagaaaacatgatgaaatatgttaagaaggtaaaatagtcaaaatgctTATGTTTTCTTAATGGGCGTGTAAATGAAAatgcgacaaatattttgagacggaggaagAATTATATTTACTAATTTTAGCGTACGCGCGTTGCACGTGTCAATTTGAGATACTTTAATTTGAAACATGAAATATTAATTTGAGGAGTATTTCAAGAGATAATAGTTTCTcttcataaattttaaattttcatAAAGTTTATTTTCGAGTGAAACTACTTATGTCTTAAAAATAACATTCAAATCCTTCTTCGATTTCAACTTAAATActcgatttttttttaactttaaccAAATATTGTCAAAGCTGCCTATCACATATGTGACAATCCATGAAGGTATTCGGTGTTAGGTGGCTGAAACAAGTCCCACAAGGCCATAACATTATGTTAGGAAGTTAAAGGAAAAAATCGCAAACATAGAAGAAAAACTTTGTAAATCCTTTTCACTTGTTGGGCTTTAAACAGACAGAAACGAAATTGGAAAACAAGAAAATTAAACTACTCCACATTTCTTTCCTCTTACATCATTTATTAATGGAATAACAAGGACACAGAcaaatttttctttctccaaCACTTAATTAACTCCTTCCACATTTATCCCTTAATTACTTCTCCATCCTATCTTAATTATAAATTTCATAATGTAACTTCTTGCAAGGAACCTTTTTTGAGGGTTCAAATCCAAAAGGCCCGACAGTGAAGACATCAAATTTTGGTTTAACTGGGACAGGGTTCTTGGGAAATGGGGTGTACTTGAGCAAAGCACCAGATATTCCACCATTGTAATTAGTTGGGACATCACAGTAAGAATTGTTTGATGAGACCAAGAACACTTTGCACTTGTGGTAGGCTCCTGAGGTCAATAGTTTTGGCATGATCCAGAAGAAGCCATTCTTGTCTGTCTTGCCCTGTTCAACTAGTGGTTTCTTTGTGTTGTTGCATACTAGCTTCACTACAGCTCCTGCAACATAATAATGTACAGCcattcagtatatatatatatatatatatcaaatatacTACTCTTTTTCAACTTCAACTAATGTGGATGGTAAATAACTAAAGTGTTTGGTGCGAACACAAGTCATTTTATATAAATTAAAAACCATAACAAGGACAATCTGCAATAACATGGAAAAAACAAATTCAAGTCAATTTAAATATTGTAGTCAAACATATTCACTAAATAGGTAGCTAGAGTTTTGCAAAACGAAAAATGAATCATCTTGGCAAAGCCCTTTTTCGTGGTTTCTATAGTACTATAAATTTAGCTATGTAGCTTTGAGACATTGAATAAGGTTCATACAAGTGTAAGAAAGAGAACTACAAAAGAAAACAATTTCTCTTGCTAAATAACAAAAAACTGCCGGTAAACCTATTTAACGATAAATAAGTGGTAGATTGTCAAAGAATCTTGTTAGTTACAGGCTATTTAGGGATAGATTATTAtcactaattctttccttttttaATTAAGTATGATTTATAGATAATAAGATCTATTCTGTTTctagcaaaaataaataaataaatagtcaTATATTATGAGTTCCCACAACTAAAATGACATAAGTCATCACACGATATTATGAAAGAAAGAAGAATACTAATGCAAGTTTAGAAGGACTTTGATTTTTGACATAAGTCAGTCACATGATATGTTAATTACTGGAATAAAAAAAGAACAAGGAAATGAACAAACCCAGGAGTGGGGTAGCTTGGTTAAGAGTATTAACCCCTCTGTACTTGCAAGATTTGCAGTAAACAAGGCCTCTTACAGCTACAGGTTTCCTAGTAGGATAATAAGGTGATGGTGTTGGTGGCTTAACTGATGGTGTTGGTGGTTTAACTGGTGGCTTAGCTGGTGGTTTTGATGGGCTGTAAGCTGGAGGAGTTGGAGGCTTAGCTGGTGGTGGAGTTGGACATTTAGCTGGTGGTTTTGATGGAGTATAAGTTGGTGAAGGGGTAGGGGAATGTTTGGGGTGGTGGTGGTGAGGCTTAGGGGCTTGAGCTGGTGAAAGGTGGTCAACATTTTTGTCTAATGAGTACCAGTGATCACCATGGCTAAGAACTGTAGTAAATGAGCTAAGTAATAAAACTGAAAGCTTAAAAAGAACAAGGGCCTTTGCCATTGTTATAGCTAAATCGTTCTCAACTGAACTCAACTAAGTTGTGTGTGTAAAGGGAAGTAAGAGGTGTGATTTATAGGGGCAGAATTAGCTGGTACGTACATGTGTTGGTTGACGGCTTACGCAAAATTTTCAGTAAATGATGCCGATATTTAAAATTAAAGAAGTAAAACAAATGAAAAGAACATTATAACGGCATTATatttgaagaaaaagaagaacaatACAAATCATATTAGTATAAAACAATTTAAGGATATTAAGTAATAATTTACGTACACCtcgtttattttttttatttttaaaattcatTCATAATAGTTTTATATCACGAGCTTTGATAGAGTGGTTAAAACGATTTATACTCCATATATTACTGAATTGAAGCTTTGCaacctctatttttttttaataacttaCGCTCAAAAGAATTTTAAAACTAGATATTGGAGTTGAGGCTAAAACCAGACATATAATGCACTTAACAAGTAGCCTAAGACATGCAAATTGTCAAGCAATGCCATTTTATATTATCTATACATgtttatttaattaaaaatttCGACAAAGCAGTGTCGAATAACAGCATTTGTCGTAAGGGGCCTTTGACCCTACTGGTTGGAGATAGTGCGTACTCAGTGGACTAGAGGTGCACACAACTTGGTCCAACACATAATTATTAAAAAAGATATATAGGGGCTCGAATAGGCATAGTCTACAAGAGTTTTGGTTTAGATAAATAGGATTATAGTACATTATCAATTCTGACCTAGTGTGTCCTTAAAACAAGGGTTTCAATTAATCTCCATTAAAACAAGAATCTAGCTAGAGAAATCCTAACTAGGGAAGACAAGTACTTAAATGCTTGCACATGCAGGGATCGGAAGGGCATGTAGAAGTTTCCTATGAATGATATTGTTCATGTATATggtacaaaaattaaattagaaaGGGCAAAATGGGGGGAAAATGAAGACCTAGTTCATGCAATGTTTTTCTCTTTATCTCCCTCTGAATATAGCAATGAGATATCTAATGACTATACTGGATCCATTGTTATTAATTCGACATCGTGCTTGGTTTGGTTGAAAATAGAATTTTTCATAAAATTATCTATTGTgtaaccaaattaattaatttgtaATATTGACGAGATTGATATTTCAATCTTTCTTCTAAGAATATATTGATTAATCTTAATATTGATGACATTGATATTACAATCACGCTTCTAAGAACGTGTCGATTTGATATCATAAGCGGGATCAAATATATGGCTGCTAGAAGCGGAAATGCATATTTTTTTTGTTATTAACTTCATAAATATTcgaaataagtggtgtttttagcttGGACACACTTCGTAAGAAAACTATTCATTCCTACAAAGTAAGATGTATTTTTACTAACCTGTCTTTAATAAATAACTTGAAGAAAATGTAGTTTCTTGATTGTGTAAAACTTCCTTTTAtttaaataagggtaaaattggaagaaCATCATTAATGTCTTTTTGATTAGGTAAAACACCTCTTATCTTGAAACAAATGAAAAAGGTAAAAACACCACTTATAtattttgaaatggagggagtaatctTTAATCGGAGCTAATCATATACAATAATTAGGAAACATAATATTGTAGTAAAACGAAATTCACTTTACACAATGTCATTGTAGTAAAACGAAACTCGCTTGACCTAGTGATCCAAAATGCTTCATAAAGATTAATTGAGGGACACGAGGCAGTTGTTTGTAAACGACGATTACTTAAGGTgaattaaatatttaaaaaaatattagtatATGCAAATATTTGTAATATTATCAGTGCATAACATATAAACTCTTTTAACTATGTGAGCATTTTTACATAATTATTAGGGATTTAATTGATATGCAATTGCATAAAGAATACTTACACTATCATTGTAATATAACTTGTAATAATATTTTCTTACTATTTTTCATATTACTAATTAACAAAATATCACAGTGTATcttaaaaatgtattttgaatttcTTAATTGTGTGATATTATTTTCGCACATTATCGAACTCCTTGCGTCGAATTAAATTGTGTTTCTTCAAAGGACGTTTACTCGATTAATAATAGCAACAAGCGCCTCGATTTATGCCTTACGTTAAGCCCCTTAGTCATTTCTAATTGTCCATGAAGTTTCTCTCTATAAAAAATACTCCTAACTTTTCTATAATTTAGAATTATTGACCTATGTGTTCTGTAGGGTCACATTATAAAATATCTTTCTTTGTATGGCATTTTCTAAAGCCA
Above is a genomic segment from Lycium barbarum isolate Lr01 chromosome 12, ASM1917538v2, whole genome shotgun sequence containing:
- the LOC132622468 gene encoding non-classical arabinogalactan protein 31-like, whose protein sequence is MAKALVLFKLSVLLLSSFTTVLSHGDHWYSLDKNVDHLSPAQAPKPHHHHPKHSPTPSPTYTPSKPPAKCPTPPPAKPPTPPAYSPSKPPAKPPVKPPTPSVKPPTPSPYYPTRKPVAVRGLVYCKSCKYRGVNTLNQATPLLGAVVKLVCNNTKKPLVEQGKTDKNGFFWIMPKLLTSGAYHKCKVFLVSSNNSYCDVPTNYNGGISGALLKYTPFPKNPVPVKPKFDVFTVGPFGFEPSKKVPCKKLHYEIYN